Proteins from a single region of Metallibacterium scheffleri:
- a CDS encoding primosomal protein N': protein MTQPDASPRVLRVALPVPLRRLFDYTLPESFRTPMPGLRVRVPFGHGTRIGVVVACMACSDLPAAQLKPVNALLDDVPLLDAELLASVLWAAEYWLGSPGEALLNALPVALRDGRALPQLRAQTWMLSDAGRIALQTSRTRGASLALLQRLAAAELPAQCVRTLPAAERAALARLRRAGHIIAAADSAATPGTAPALNPAQAEALAQLRAQPPGFSVTLLDGVTGSGKTEVYLARIAEVLAQGRQTLVLVPEIGLIAQTAQRLQQRLGVGIDLLHSGLSDGLRAEAWLRARSGAARVLLGTRSAVFAPLPRAGLIVIDEEHDASYKQQDGLRYHARDLALKRAQALGIPVLLGSATPALESLHNAARGRYAHLRLAARANARPAPHVELIDLRRQRSEHGLSAPLLDALGATFARGEQAMVFRNRRGYAPVLSCAQCGWHADCPQCARPLTWHRAAQRLECHLCGRLQPVPPCCPSCGSSALQAQGHGTERLEAALAERFPDIPLLRVDRETTRTRAAQAALDTRLPEHGPALLVGTQMLAKGHDLPRLTLVAVTSVDEGLYSIDFRAPERLAQLIVQVAGRAGRGTQPGRVLLQTRHPDHPLLLQLLSGGYHALAASLLDERRAARLPPFAYHALLRAEAAHEAALFAFLDAARTALPSEAAIEIIGPMPAPLPRRGPRWCGQLLLAGAQRGALHRALKPWALVLETLPQARALRWSLDVDPLEMG from the coding sequence ATGACGCAACCCGACGCCTCGCCGCGCGTGCTGCGCGTGGCACTGCCGGTACCGCTGCGGCGGCTGTTCGATTACACCCTGCCGGAGTCATTTCGCACGCCCATGCCCGGCCTGCGCGTGCGCGTGCCGTTCGGCCACGGCACACGCATCGGCGTGGTGGTCGCGTGCATGGCGTGCAGCGATCTGCCCGCGGCACAACTCAAGCCGGTCAACGCGCTGCTGGATGATGTGCCACTGCTCGATGCCGAGCTGCTGGCCAGCGTGCTGTGGGCCGCGGAGTACTGGCTTGGCAGCCCTGGCGAGGCCCTGCTCAACGCGCTGCCGGTGGCACTGCGCGATGGCCGCGCGTTGCCACAGCTGCGCGCGCAGACTTGGATGCTGAGCGACGCCGGCCGCATCGCGCTGCAGACCAGCCGCACGCGCGGCGCCAGTCTGGCGCTGCTGCAACGTCTGGCTGCAGCCGAGCTGCCTGCCCAGTGCGTACGCACGCTGCCTGCCGCCGAGCGCGCGGCGCTGGCGCGTCTGCGCCGCGCCGGACACATCATCGCCGCCGCGGACAGCGCCGCCACGCCCGGCACCGCGCCCGCGCTCAACCCCGCGCAAGCAGAAGCGCTGGCGCAACTGCGCGCGCAGCCACCGGGATTTTCCGTGACCCTGCTCGATGGCGTCACCGGCAGCGGCAAGACCGAGGTGTACCTGGCGCGCATCGCCGAGGTGCTGGCGCAGGGCCGGCAGACGCTGGTACTGGTGCCCGAGATCGGCCTGATCGCGCAAACCGCGCAGCGCCTACAACAGCGTCTGGGCGTGGGCATCGACCTGCTGCACTCGGGGCTCAGCGACGGCCTGCGCGCCGAGGCCTGGCTGCGCGCGCGCAGCGGCGCAGCGCGTGTACTGCTGGGTACGCGTTCGGCGGTGTTCGCACCGCTGCCGCGCGCCGGCCTGATCGTGATCGACGAGGAGCACGACGCCAGCTACAAGCAGCAGGACGGGTTGCGCTACCACGCGCGCGATCTGGCGCTCAAGCGCGCGCAGGCGCTCGGCATCCCGGTGCTGCTGGGCTCGGCCACGCCGGCGCTGGAAAGCCTGCACAACGCCGCACGCGGGCGCTATGCGCACCTGCGCCTGGCGGCGCGCGCCAACGCGCGCCCGGCGCCGCATGTGGAACTGATCGACCTGCGCCGCCAGCGCAGCGAGCACGGCCTCAGCGCGCCGCTGCTGGATGCCCTCGGCGCAACCTTCGCGCGCGGCGAGCAGGCCATGGTGTTCCGCAACCGCCGCGGCTACGCACCGGTGCTGAGCTGCGCGCAGTGCGGCTGGCACGCCGACTGCCCGCAGTGCGCGCGCCCGCTCACCTGGCACCGCGCCGCGCAGCGGCTGGAGTGCCACCTGTGTGGACGCCTGCAGCCGGTGCCGCCGTGCTGCCCATCCTGCGGCAGCAGCGCGCTGCAGGCGCAAGGGCATGGCACCGAGCGGCTGGAGGCGGCGCTGGCCGAGCGCTTTCCCGACATTCCGCTGCTGCGCGTGGATCGCGAAACCACGCGCACGCGTGCCGCGCAGGCCGCGCTGGACACGCGCCTGCCCGAGCACGGCCCGGCGCTGCTGGTCGGCACGCAGATGCTGGCCAAGGGCCACGATCTGCCGCGCCTGACCCTGGTCGCCGTCACCAGCGTGGACGAGGGTTTGTACAGCATCGACTTCCGCGCGCCCGAGCGCCTCGCGCAGCTCATCGTGCAGGTCGCCGGCCGCGCCGGTCGCGGCACGCAGCCCGGGCGCGTGCTGCTGCAAACGCGCCACCCCGACCATCCGCTGCTGCTGCAATTGCTCAGCGGCGGTTACCACGCACTGGCCGCCAGTCTGCTCGACGAACGCCGCGCCGCGCGCTTGCCGCCGTTCGCCTATCACGCGCTGCTGCGCGCCGAGGCCGCGCACGAGGCCGCGTTGTTCGCGTTTCTCGACGCCGCGCGCACCGCGCTGCCCAGCGAGGCCGCCATCGAAATCATCGGCCCCATGCCGGCGCCGTTGCCGCGCCGCGGCCCGCGCTGGTGCGGCCAGTTGCTGCTGGCCGGCGCACAGCGCGGCGCGCTGCACCGCGCGCTCAAGCCTTGGGCGCTGGTGCTGGAAACCCTGCCGCAGGCGCGCGCCCTGCGCTGGTCGCTGGATGTCGATCCGCTGGAGATGGGCTGA